A window of the Dickeya dianthicola NCPPB 453 genome harbors these coding sequences:
- the ygjG gene encoding putrescine aminotransferase → MSRQPSPFNPLECSQQALDWIMSDTLSADAMAALNQETLNAFREYVNPGFLEYRKSVTSGGSYGVVEWRASGPNTLLDTQGNEYLDCLGGYGIFNVGHRNPTVVAAVEKQLSKQPLHSQELLDPLRAMLAKTLAAITPGKLKYSFFSNSGTESVEAALKLAKAYQSPRGKFSFIATHGAFHGKSLGALSATAKPVFRRPFMPLLPDFHHVAFGDIQAMRQKVEQCRCNGEGIAAVILEPIQGEGGVIVPPEQYLPAVRALCDEIGALLILDEVQTGMGRTGKMFACEHYGVQPDILCLAKALGGGVMPIGATVATEEVFAVLFDNPFLHTTTFGGNPLACAAALATVNVLLRDNLAEQAARQGAFLLAGLQRLAAAYPDLIVEVRGKGLLQAIEFRENAIGYAFASELFQRRVLVAGTLNNAKSIRIEPPLTITPEQCQHVLQEAERALARLRAIGVDDTKPKPVNKELALQ, encoded by the coding sequence TTGTCCAGACAACCGTCACCTTTTAACCCGCTAGAGTGTTCTCAGCAGGCCCTTGACTGGATTATGAGCGATACCCTGTCCGCCGACGCGATGGCGGCGCTCAACCAGGAAACCCTTAACGCTTTTCGCGAATACGTCAATCCCGGTTTTCTGGAATACAGAAAATCCGTCACCTCCGGTGGCAGCTACGGTGTGGTAGAATGGCGCGCCAGCGGCCCCAACACGCTGCTTGATACGCAGGGCAATGAATACCTCGACTGTCTTGGCGGCTATGGCATTTTCAACGTCGGTCACCGTAACCCTACGGTGGTGGCGGCGGTGGAAAAACAGTTATCCAAACAGCCGTTGCACAGCCAGGAGTTGCTGGACCCGCTGCGCGCCATGCTGGCGAAAACGCTGGCGGCCATTACGCCCGGCAAGCTGAAGTACAGCTTCTTTAGCAACAGCGGCACCGAGTCGGTGGAAGCGGCGCTGAAGCTGGCGAAAGCCTATCAGTCGCCGCGCGGCAAGTTCAGCTTTATCGCCACCCACGGCGCGTTCCACGGCAAGTCGCTGGGGGCGTTGTCCGCTACCGCCAAGCCGGTGTTCCGCCGTCCGTTCATGCCGCTACTGCCGGATTTCCACCATGTGGCATTTGGCGATATTCAGGCTATGCGGCAGAAAGTCGAGCAGTGCCGGTGCAACGGTGAAGGCATCGCCGCGGTGATTCTGGAGCCGATTCAGGGCGAAGGCGGGGTGATTGTGCCGCCCGAGCAGTATCTGCCCGCCGTTCGCGCCTTGTGCGATGAAATTGGCGCGTTGCTGATTCTGGATGAGGTGCAGACCGGCATGGGGCGCACCGGCAAGATGTTTGCCTGCGAACACTATGGCGTGCAGCCGGATATCCTGTGTCTGGCCAAGGCGCTCGGCGGCGGCGTGATGCCGATCGGCGCGACGGTCGCCACCGAAGAGGTGTTCGCGGTACTGTTCGACAACCCGTTCCTGCATACCACCACCTTTGGCGGCAACCCGCTGGCCTGCGCGGCGGCGCTGGCGACGGTCAACGTGCTGCTGCGCGACAATCTGGCGGAACAGGCGGCGCGTCAGGGGGCGTTTTTGCTGGCCGGGCTGCAACGGCTGGCGGCGGCGTACCCTGACTTGATCGTGGAAGTGCGCGGCAAAGGGTTGTTGCAGGCGATTGAATTCAGGGAAAACGCGATTGGCTATGCCTTTGCCAGCGAACTGTTCCAGCGCCGGGTGCTGGTGGCGGGTACGCTGAACAACGCCAAGTCGATTCGCATCGAACCGCCGTTAACCATCACCCCAGAGCAATGTCAGCACGTGCTGCAAGAGGCCGAACGGGCGCTGGCGAGGCTACGGGCAATCGGTGTGGACGACACCAAACCTAAACCTGTTAATAAGGAACTCGCACTTCAGTGA